In Polyodon spathula isolate WHYD16114869_AA chromosome 23, ASM1765450v1, whole genome shotgun sequence, the DNA window GCCTCAGTAATGACTTCCAGAGGCTCTTTGAAGCTGCTACCACTGTCTGGGGGAGGGAGGAGGCTGTTGTTGACTCTTTCAGTCCTTGATAAAAAAAGCTGTCAACTATCATACGAGCAGAGGTGAATATAACATATGCCAATTCTGAGGCTTACTTCTCAAAATAATAAAGGATGGtttcttattaaaaacacaaaagaactttgAAATGAACAACCTGTCTTACAAGGAATGGCACAGTAATctaagactagtgctaatcatgGTCCATACAAGACTGTCCAAAACTGTCTCGTTAGTTAAATATAATGACTACAGCTCCCAAGCTGTAGTCcttcagaagaaagaaaaaaaaaaaaaaaaaaacaacttgcaatactgaaacagaaaatttgcttattaaccctttcatgcatggcagcGTAAAAAATggctggagttaaaaaaaaaaagttttggacaCAATATATTTAGCTTTCTGTGGGCACATCCTCAAAGCATTGCGTCTCCCATAGAAAGACTggaagtttttttatttattttttttatccctcaAGACACGAGGTCACCGTGcattaaaaaggtttaacaaaaagcCTATAATGTTCCCCTTTTATTGAGAATTTCAGCACAGAACAGGGAGGTTCCAGCACAGTGCTGATGGATAGCCAGCAGGGGGAGAAATCTCCACAGAACTCCAGCTAGGTTTGACTAGTGGTCACATTACACATTCATCATACAAGCAACATACAGTATgcaaactcacacacacagacaggagtGTCTTAGTCCTTGAAGATTATTCCTGGCTGGCAAAGTCTTGTATAATTTCCAAAGGATTTCATCTGGTGCACGATTGAAAAtgggaacattttaaatattgtatgtaCAGACAttcatattgtatatttaaatgtatattcttAAAGCTGCGGTCTAATTAAACAGTGTATTTTTCATCCCACATATACACTCATGAAAAGCACATATGGAGCATCGCATTGCACAGTGAGTTTGTGCCTCATGACCGCGCCGCTGTTTATTCCAGGATGTTTAATACGGTTTCTATTAAGATGGCGAAGGAAAGAGAAGAAACTGTCCTGGATATCAAAGAACCACACGAAACCTGCCAGGCAAGGATCGTCTTCAAAACAGACAAATATCCTTTGATTTGACTGCATGTACTGATGCCCTTCTCTCTCAGACACGTGTACCAAATCTGCTCTTGTGAAAGCTGCTTTTATCCTCCCCAAGTGTTTTTAGCACACTTGTAATAACCCTTATTCACTCTACACTCCAGCGAAAATTCCATTCTTGGCAAACTGCTATTTATGACCTGGGAGGGCATAAAAAGAGCAGATGTGGTAATACGACATAGCCACACATGCatagaaaatgcattttctatACGTTACAAAACACTCGTACAGCGCATTCTGTATACATAATTGGCTATGGTCCGTAACATACATAAAAATCAGGAGCACAAAGCAAAGGTCATGCTAGACCTAAGCTCACATGCAGAATAAAGAAACATGTTGGACTAGAACACTCCAGCACTTGCAGTCCATCTCACTACATTTAGATTGGAAAtggaacagtgtgtgtgtggataaacTACAGAACACAAAGTAAATACAGGAGAACACGCTGCCTTTGTACGCAACGTGGCGACGGATGGGGAGACAGTCTAGGGCACTCACGAGACACAAAAGGAACAAAGTCCaactggtaaaaataaaaataaagaagtaaaGGAGGAGGAGTGATGATTCCACTGTGATGAAACAGACCCGAGTCCTGGTCTTGTACAACCCGCCAGTCTGTCAGATATTTCTGCTGTTCTTGATGTCTTTTAGTCCCACTCAAAAACAACCTAAACgctttaaaagaaactaaaaactaCCCGATTCGGGTTTGCAGGTGGACAGAGGGTGTGCGTAAAGACTGTCAGCGGAAACACAAAGTAATGGGAAGACCTGTAGTGGACTGGGGTTAGTGGTGgaggagtgtgtgtgcgtgtgtgtgtgtgtgtgtgtgtggggggtcaACAGTATACGGGCGTGCACGGGGCACGGGGGGGGATTGATGCCGTAAGTTGAGCAGAAGACCCAGTCTTATCCGACACccggtgtgggtgtgtgttggggggtgggggggggagtttTTGTCCAATCTATTACCCGTAAGAGATTCAGACTCCCGCCATCACTTTAAGACAGCTCAATATCATAGTCTAGTTTAGCAGATATAATAATGAAGTCTCTTGAGGTTTTCATGGCAGCTTCACAACAAGAGAGCcacaatctgtttttaaatgtcctctatatataattattaattttttgctGCCACGAGGTCCAGCCTCCCCCTCAGTTTCATGGATAACGCTGCCGATCGCTGGCTCGTTGGTGGGTTCACGTGGCAGGAGCGGGGCTCAGAGACGGGTCTGTGCCTCGGGAACGTAGATCTCGATGCTGTCGGCGCTCTCCGTAGCAGAGTTCTGCCGCACCGAAGCTGCCCGCTTGGCTGCCATCAGCCGCTTGCGAGCCTCCTGCCTCTGCTTGTCCGCCGACGAGTCTCCCTTCTCTCGGCTAGCTGCTGGCTTCGGCTTGGAGGGTTTCTTTGGCACTAGAGGGGGCTGCTTCTTCCCTTCCTGAGACACagtggggaggggagggcagATAGGACACACACTACAGTCAGGCTGGTTAAAGTTAATGCACACACCATGCTCAGTTTAGTTAATTTATGCATTGACAGCAGATAGTAAAGGGACACATTTCTTTATAgcatttattttccagtttttgaaacaatttttttttttttttttttttttaaactctacaCATCTGTCGTTActgataaaactaaaaaaaacacataactccCAAACACAGATTCAATATGAACTAAAATCAAATTGGAGCCTATGGTGTCAAAATCACTTTATCAAAGTCACATTCACATTATCAAAATCACAATCATGCTTACTGTTAGGTTTGCATCCAACAGGGGTGGTAATGTTtgtctagatagatagatagatagatacagacagacagatagatagatcatttctttagatctatctatctaacaCTGACAGGGACTCTTTGGTAATGGACATGCATGCTCAAAGGGACTCCCTTGAATAAATCTCTCTGCTTCTCCAGGAGCGGATGGGAAGGGATGCTACCAGGGCTGTAGAAGTATGTTGAGTTCCCTACCCCGGCCGGGGGACAGGGCCTCAGTGCGCGGCAGTACCTTCCTGTCTGGCGACTCGATAAGCTGCCAGTCGTTGGTCTTCAGGTGGTAGAGCTCGTCGAACTTCATGCTGATGTCCTCGATGGAGAGCTGGAGCAGGTCCCAGAAGCCAGCCAGGTCCTGTGCAGTGGGCCGCGGGTTTGCGTTCACATTctgccagggggggggggggggaaaacacAACCAGACATATTCTGCACCTTCacttcaaaaacagaaaacgaacaAACATTCTTGCTCATTCAGCCACTACCTCTTCACCACACTCCATATCTTACctgcagggttggggtcaattcctttttaaaatcaactcccAATACCAATGGATATTTTAGAGACAATAACGTTTGCGATTGTGCCGCTGCTTTCATTGGAAGCCAATTGAATTGACTAGCAGTGACTTCAATTGAAATAATGTGTTGCCATtatgagaagctcattttaaaaacacaatgctgGTAATTGCAATTCGGATCAATGCCGTGGTGCAATTGAATCAAATGGTaataggaattggaattgaaaaacaaactgacCCCAACCTTGCTCTGCACGTAGCTGGAATGCTTTATCTAGAGACAATAAAAATGCTGCTTCACTTCTGGTAGGTTTAAGAGAAGTTACTTTATTTGAAGGCAAATAAAAGCAGTGGGACTGTGTTAAGATTGTGACTGAACTAGCTAACTGCAGTGCAGAAGTAAGAGTAAAATGGAGTAGATGGTTCTCCTATGGAGTTGGAGAGAAGTATTTTGCGCCTGAGTGAGCAGCCAGGTTGTGTACTCTTGTAATCCTGTCCATCTCCCGGAGGATCAGATCCTAAAGTCCGGCTGAACCTGCAGACAGTCGCACAAAGCATGCAGCAGACATCTGTGTGTTGAAGTCACACAAGCTTGGCACCTCCATAGAGGTCAAGAACTGCATTCAATTTGAAGTGTATAGTTTGCACCAAATTccttcaaaacagactttaacaaTCTAGGTTTAAAAAACAACTGGAATTGAACTGCCTTCCAACTGGAactgtttcttgctagttctgcCATAGTTATGTTTTTTGATTTACTTGCAAAAAGGTATTATTCCTTTAAATAAACATGCAGCCCTGGTACATGTAAATCACAAAGGCCTTACCTCAGTGAGCCCATACATTCTGGGACATGTTTGATAAACAACGACACATCTCAGGAAACTATCCACTATAAATTTCTTCCAAGTTAAACATCAACGTGTGGACAGACAGCGGTCATGAGGTGGACGGATCACATGGATTCATGTTGGGAGATGCAGCTACTCACCATGTTTTGTTCACACAGTCCTCTGAACTGCTGGAATTTCTTCGATATGAGAAGCTGTGCACTGCCCACTGCGCTGCGGATCTTCCCCAGGACTGTGAACAGACAGCAGACAGGTGGATGAGTAGATAAGCTACACTGCTGGAACCTTACACCCCACCCAAGCACTGGTGGGATAAACTCATCCCAGTCTGAACCAGGAACTTCAGAATGTTAGTGACCCCCAGGCCATAGATCTCACTACATTCCCTCTCCCTGCCTGACAGACACTCATATAGCTGTTTAGAATGATGCAACCCAGAGAACAATGCAGACTCATGCTAGGCTCTTAACACAGACAGTCTTCCATCGACCACACTGTCCAGTCAAGCTGGCAAGAGCTGGTTTTCCCCAGCTCCTTCAATTGTTTTCTCAATTGCCCAGCCCCCACTGTAAATGAGATCAACTGTCCTCCACAGACTGCAAGCTGCTTGGCTGAACACAGGGATAGCAACTGTTGCTATATACAATGCTCAATCAAAAACAATACTGGGTTCAGTCAGTTGTACAGACGCCACCTAGCCACTTCCAGAACCCATGTGGCATCCATTAACACGGAGTGATGCTGGCTCAGTCCAGTACCAGAATTGGTCTTCTGTATAATGTTTATACACTGGTTGCTATGGAAACGTACAATGGCCTGACTTGTTCTGTGCCGCCCACTCTGGTCATGCTGGCTCTGGTTAGTCAAAAGGAGGCCCCCAAATAAACCAAGACCTTTCTCAGTTCAGAGTCAGAAAGAGGCTCAACTTAGACATTTTAGTAAGGAGCAAAAaccataaaatatttataaaaatgtaatacgcacttttcattaaaaataagcaATGTTACAAGaatagtaaaattaaataaataaaatgccctgGGCTACAACTGGGAACAGAATAATCATACCCTCCTTCCACCACATTTAAGGGTTAATCTGAGCGTCACAATTATACTTTACGCTAGTACGATCTTCCAAACAGCCATGATTTCAATCCTGTGTCAATTTGCTCTCAGTCCCTACCTTCCTCAGAGAGCTGGTTCTCTTTAGTCTCCTGGTCCATCTGCTGGCACCACCCCTCCATGCGCTCAGCCTCTGCCTGCAGCAGCTTGAGGAACCAGTAGCCATCTCTGCGGCAGGCAGGTGCGCCGGGCTGAGCCGGCCCACTGGGGGCGCTGCTGTTCACCGTCTCCAGCCAGGGGTCCGGCGGTGGCAGGGACGAGGGGTCTAGGGCGGGGTCCAGACTCTCAGAGAAGGAGGAGCTGCTGCTTCGCATGCCCATACAATTGGACAGCTGCCGCGTGGTCCCAGCCTTGCCCTtgccaccacccccacccccaccctcgcCATTGCCTTGGGGATGTGTGGAACACTCCACTGATTGGCTGTTGGTGCCCATCCCTTTGTCAGAGGGCTTGCAATTGCTGAGGTTCTGCATGTCAGAGTCTGTCTCCTGCTTGGATGTCATGCTGCTGGAGCGGCTTTGCCTGTGAAAACAAACAGAGGGAGGGACGAgactttactgtgtttttatggAGCTCTCCATTTAATAGCACATTCTGAttgggaattaaaaataaaaaagacaagatAACGGCAACATGAAATGGCTCCCCAGTTTCAAATTTCCTGAGCTAGGTTTCATTGAATACAAaccacaatatttgttttttgtagcaaTGGCACTTTACAAAGATGTCAGAACATCAGGATGCATAAAGCTCTACTATATCCCCAGCCACTAGAAGATTGCCCTACTTAATCCCTATTCCACTTCTCATGTCAAACAACCAGGCTACCTAAGATATCAGCTTATGCTTCAAAAATGGTCTGATAGCAAGACAATACCCTTTCACAGTGTAAGGCTGTCAGGAAACTGTTTGCAGTGTGCAGACCTGACCTCACCTCCCTCCACGAGAAAGGGAAGTGGTATCAGTGCAGTCCAATGCAAATCATCATCGTCTGGGTTTATTATTtgggaaaacaaaagaaacaccatGGCAACAGGCCACAGAGAAAGTGAGGGACTGGTTCAGAGATGACATGTAAATACATCTCTCTGTAAATCCTGGGAACCTCATGGAATTGTATTGCTATTGAAGTGCATCTCGGATCAGCAAGTCTGCAAATAACATTTATCAAGGTCCTGATCCAGTTTCAACAGCAATCAATAGAAAGAATGCTGTGGAATCGATGAAGAGTGCACATGTTACCTACACGACACAAGACGACGATGTAGGCTACTGGTCTGAGAAAAGACTAAGTGGGGCTCCCTCATGGGCTCGCGCAGATTGCCTGTGTGTGATCTTGACAGTTGCCTGGACTTCTTTAGCCTAAGCCCCACCCTGGCTATGGAACATGGTACATATGAAAACACATACTGGGACGTGACCCCACAGATATGGAGATTGAAGGGATGTCACTCACTGCCAGCTGTCTTCCACCTGCACTCCGATTGACTGGAACCTGGTTAAGGGCGGGAGTTCCTCTCTCTGGACTTGCTGAATGCAGTCCACCTGTCAATCAATAAGCAGAATTAGGGGTCCTGATCTATCCACAAGGCAGGAACAGCACAGTGACAGATTAGTGCCTGTGGAAGCCAAACTAGTACAagatcaatcagtcaatcaatcactGGACAGTATCTTCGAATTGCAAGCACACTGAAGTGTGAGAACGTCATGGTTTACAGTCAGCTTTTTCCATTCACGATCAACCATTCAAAAACATCTACATCAAGGTCTGACACCTGTAATTATCCCACCTTTTCTAATGCATGGTCTCAAGAGAAGTCTCTGTAGATTGAAAATAAGAGCAAGGCAGCACGAACAGCAGACACTGTCCTCAAACCTTTTTAAATATGCCCGTGCCCTTGATTTTCTGTGTGTGGTAAACAAGGGCTTTTGCTACAGGAAGGAAAAACCAAGACCAGGGAGGGAGGAGAATCAATGAAACACGCTTACTGTCGGAGTCGTGCTGCACTGCATTTAAAATTGTATGCAACATCAGACGAAGCGCAGCCAAGACATCTCTCCTGTAAAAGACACCACTACGCCCTGGAAACTAGGAGcctgtttactgtacattttccTATGCAAACCCTTTAATGCTGAGCCGAACAAACTTGTGATGTGTATAGCTGTTGAGGGGGGGGGGCAGAAGCGTACCTGTATGCCAATGGAGGAGAGCTTCCTCTTGGGAACAAGCTCTGCTCTGGGCTCCTCAGTGGTCAGGGTCCCCTTGTCAGTCTTTAGGGTGTCATACTGGTTGTCTCTGTGGGCCGTGAGGGCGGGGTTGTTGTGGGGCGGGACCTCTCGGGGGGTGGCGACAGGGGGAGTGGCCTGCCTGCTCTTAGCCAGGCTGTTGGCCCGTGTGCTGTCGAGGCTGTCCGACGAGTTGCTTAGCCCTGATTGGCTGTTGGCCTCGCTCTTGCGGTCCTGGTTGTCCAGGTAGGTGTCCTGGGCTGACTCGGTACTGCTCTGCACCGTCACCGAGATGAAAGGTTTGGAGGTGGTGCGAGGGGGCACGGGAGGGGGCGCCTTCTTATAGGTCGTTATACATGTGGAGcctggaagaggaggaggaaacgTCAGTGGGGTACAAACAGAGCTGCGATCAAACAACTGAGCTTCTTTCAGTGACACACCTAGTCCCTGATGTTTATCCTACTAAAAAATGATCAGGTGCCAAATCTGTACCACATTATTTTGAATATACTGTAAGCATATGTTATTGTAATGCACACAATGCATATAGCCGTTTACTTGTGGTTGGACCCATCTTTTGCTTCAACAGGGCCGCACATTACAGCATGCACCTATATACACATACTATGCAAACCCTTCAATATAAGAACACACGCTTGTACTTGTGATAATATGGCAAAGCCATCCCTCAAAGGGTTCCTGGATCTATTCGAGTTGGACCACTTAAGTGAGACACATAAATTTCTTCATCCTACACCTGTGGGTGTTTcaaagcacatgttttttttttttgtcatatttcaAAAGGTCAGCTGCTAATATCACAGACACTACTCAGCTGAGCTGCGTTCCTCCTGCTTCAATGGGCAAACTGAATCAAAACATTACAAACCATTGGGAAGCACTTGCATTGAAACCGACATCCAAGTACAAGCAATAGCCTCGCGTAGCGTTCCTTTCCAGGGATTAAAATCAGCTGGTTTGCATCAGGTtttcttacttttaaaacaaGCCCAATAAAATAACAGGGGCTTGCGTGAAGTGTATTTTAAACCCCCTAAAAAAGAACACCTTACAATTCTCACAAGCCAACACTGAAGGTGTAGAAATACTAAAGCCACAACCTTCTGTATGAGATGTTCTTGAAAATGCCCTTTGCCTACGCAGAAGACCaagattttatttacatttatacacACTACGCAGAGATCAGTGTAAAAGACTACTAGGCTTCTAACACACCAGCTCAACTCCCTGGGAGACAGCAAGAGCAGTCAATATGACAGTCTTTAATTTCCTCCCCGTTGTCTAATATTGAGGGACTGAAATAGCCCAGCTGAGCGAGTGCTTCCGACAACCTGATTGCGAGAGGAATCAAGCTTGCTGCAGCCAGCTTTCATCGTAAAGAGAGGGATCGCAATAATAGGGTTGAACCAAATGGTGACAGCTGCCCGATATAAAACTGCTCTGCAAGAAAATGAGACAAGCAACGCTTTGCTGGAGCAAGGAAGCCACATTTCTTATTAGATTTTCAGCAGGCTGGAATGTTTGATCTTGTTCCCGTTGACGAGGCAAGGTGCCCTGCATGCAGAGACTGGATTGCTAGTGCAGCACAGCCATCCAAGCCAGATTGGattccagaggtgaaaggctaaCCTACCGGGCATCCATTTAGAATGGTTCCCTGTGTTCTGGAACGCTAAGCAAACCGTGTACCAGTCTCCAAAACGGTAACCATGCAAAGCAGGACGACCACTGCGATTCATTTTATAAAGCTGATTAGAAACAGAGCACTTTGTCTCCCGGGTACTGAAGTGCATTCAAAAGCAAGCTGTACAGAGCAAAGTTCATTCTGAATAGCCTACATATCTTTAAAGTTCTGCCCTATCTGATTATCAGAAACAATTTGAAACAAAGAAGACTGTATTCTCCAGCCCAGCTTTGGAAACCCTCATAGTCTGAATAGCAAATAGTTTTAGAAAAAACTGGGTCAGCTACTTCATGAGCAAGTGTGGTCTGTTTGATCATGAACATGTACAAACTATTGTAACATATCAGCGCTGGCTGATGAGTGACCATATAAACACAGCCTGGACACATCAGGACAGATCCAGCTGAAACTACACACATGTTTTTCATGCTATTAAAGGAATGTCACTCTCAGATGAAATTACAGTATGCTCTTTTAGTGTATATTTCATATGGCGCTTATCCAGCCAACCCTTGGCGCTCTGCATTAGATCTGACCGTCTCATCCTTGAAAAAGTTATAATTTTAGTGATCCAAGGCAAGGACACACTTCTGCAAAACATTGAAATCTGTGActatcaaaacagaaaaacaacaaaacattcttGGGTGGGGCCAACAGCTGCCTAGGCGGAGCTAGCAGATGCCTGGGTGGGGCTACCAGCTGTCTCAGCAAACCAGTTGCCATCGGAATGCAACAGGCTTATGTGGCCAGTACAGTtcagtacagtgcttacctaACATGACCTCCAGCTCCTCAAATGAGTCTCCATTGGGAGCTACATTAACTGTAGAAGTATTGATAGCTGAAACTAATAGAACAACTGCACTGTGTTTGGTCTATGGAAGTGCAATCACTGggatcaaaactttttttttttttttttacataattttggggaaaaaaataaatgtgtaaatgacAGGAGGGGAACCCCCGCTCCCCAACAGacagttctaaaataaaaaatgtaagatgACTACAGTAATTTGAGCTTTAAAAGCCAGCCCAGCAGAGTCACTGCTATAGAACTGACATTCAGATCCACTGTGCCAGCCACAAGAGGGCTGCCTCACACATTTCACAAATACCTCAGAACCTCTTCTCTGGGCATGCAGCCAACCAGCGACAAAGAGAAACATTATTCACTCAGAACAAGCAGAATTCCTGAGATGCCTGCAGTATTCATCTACATTACAGCACCTAATTAACATGGTAGGTTGAGCTCCAAGCACTGCTGAAAGCCTGCTCCACTGACCCTAGACTCTCTGCTCCACAAGTCATTAACTCAAGACCACTGCTCTCAAAACCACTGCTGTACCAGTAATGGGTGCTCATAGGTCCCCAGGTACAATGGCTCTGTACCAAGTTATCTGGACTGGACTGTACTGATTTCACAGATTCTCCAGTGTGGAGTGTCTAAATGGTACTGAATTTGCTGCCGGA includes these proteins:
- the LOC121298177 gene encoding disks large-associated protein 4-like isoform X5 gives rise to the protein MTSKQETDSDMQNLSNCKPSDKGMGTNSQSVECSTHPQGNGEGGGGGGGKGKAGTTRQLSNCMGMRSSSSSFSESLDPALDPSSLPPPDPWLETVNSSAPSGPAQPGAPACRRDGYWFLKLLQAEAERMEGWCQQMDQETKENQLSEEVLGKIRSAVGSAQLLISKKFQQFRGLCEQNMNVNANPRPTAQDLAGFWDLLQLSIEDISMKFDELYHLKTNDWQLIESPDRKEGKKQPPLVPKKPSKPKPAASREKGDSSADKQRQEARKRLMAAKRAASVRQNSATESADSIEIYVPEAQTRL